CTACTCCAGATCATAGCTCAGGGCACCAAATCCAGCGACGGTGAGCTGAATCCTCACCACCGAGACTCTCTTCTGCCTCTTCCATTACACCACTCTCTGAGCCATGGTAGCCCTTCATCTCAAAACCTTTAACTTAATCTCACCTGCAAAGCCCCTCCGGCCATTTAATGTGGGATagtcacaggttccagggattaagATGTGGgcatttgggggtggggtggatgggTTTCTCTGACTTCTCAGAGAGAGAGCATGGGCTgtagtagttgcagctcccgggctctagagcacaggcttagtttgctctgagccatgtgggatcctcccggatcagggatcaaacccgtgtttcctgcattagtatgcagattctttaccactgagccatcagggaagccctcaggtgGATTTAAGAGAGACTCCTTATCTAGCacgtattcttgcccacagcacgACAGACAGTAATTCCTTGTTTATTTCCACTATTGTCTGAGAtcctaagaaaaaaatggaagttgATAGACAATTAGTAGCCCTCATACTTAGCCCTCAGTTCTGAGTTTGTCATGTTAGAACCCAatttcaggtggcgctagtgataaagaacctgcctgccaatgcagaagactcaagagtcacgggttcaatccttgggtcaggaagaggctctggagaaggaaatggcaatcaactccagcattcttgcctggaagattccatggacagaggagcctggcaggctacagtccatggggtcacaaaaagttggacacgactaagcaactgagcacacatctgGGGGGACGATCATTCTACCTACACACAAAATTCTTCGTATTTTCCAGTTTGGCTTTTGTCTAGTATATGCTTTACAAGTATTTTCCCTCTTGCTCATGCcctttttaagtataatttagaGGAAGTGTTAGATTCCCCACCTGATTTTTGATACAGTTCACATACCACACAATTTACcactttaaaatgtacaattccgTACCTTCTAGTATATTCATAGAATCGTGCAACCACAACCATACTtctagttccagaacatttccatcacccccgaAGAAGCCCTGTACCCTTTAGCAGTCCCTCTCAGTCCCCAGAAAACCGGTTATCcgctgtctctatggatttaccaaTTTAGGACATTTAATAGAAACAGAAGCACTTGTGTGGctctttgtgactggcttgttcTACTCAGCCTATTTCAAGGTTCAAATCGCAACATGTGCCAGCTCTTCATTCCCTCCTATTGCCAAACAATATCCATCGTATGTACttgcatctttcagttcagtgggcatttgggttatttccacacCAACTCCAACACTTAGCCACCATGGGGAGCAGCTGAAGCCACTTGGCCTGTGACACCAGCAGTCCTAGACACTCGCCCAAGAAGCCCCGCCCACGTGCATCAGCGCAGACAGGACGTCgcttccctccccaacccctggcGCTGCGCAGCCCTTTCAGGCCTCTTTCCCTGGTGCCGGGGGACACTGGGGAGCACACCTGTGCAGCCTGCACTCCAGACCACTGCTGATGGCAGAGTGACTCCCTCAAAGGGGAGTATTCCAACGGCTCCTACGACCCAAGGCCCGGCTGCCTTCCAGAAAGTCTGTACCTACTCACATGAACATCACGCACcaacatcttcaccaacactcaGGGCTAATGGTTATGAAACCTCTGGAAATCACATACTGCTTCTAAATCATCCCCAAGGGTACACTTCTAAGGACGTCTGCATTTGTTTCTTTACTTGACAACATCTGATTTAGGGTGAGTTTCTCAGGTGTCTTCCCTTATGGCTTGTTTCCTGTCGACTTCTCCTCAGCCATGGCAGGTGGGCTCATTaacccagagaagcctggctgtgaACGGTTCCTTACAGTTATCCGCCCAGGGATCCTATCTTGCCCTCTGCACCCAAGCACACAGACCCAGGCCAACCCAAAGAAAAGTACTGATGGTCTGACTCCCACACCTGCCATCCTTAAGAAATGGGATCGGGTACCAATCTGGGGAAGTGTGGAGAGGCCAGGCAGCTTACCATTTCTATTTCACCATCTTAAAGGTCAAAATTCAGAGTAAAAGGAGATCATACAGACAGTAAGAGTTGGGTCCAccttaagaaatacaaattagaatttatgggaaaagttttaaatgtttaatgaaaaagaaagcaatgcATTATTTACACGTGGGTAAGAAAAGGTGGCCCCATCTCCAGAGTTCAttctggggtgaggtggggaggagggaggtgctTTGAGAATAGAGTTCGCACAAACCCCATTAAATAGAAACCACCTCTAAATATTTCCAAACGGATACAAAATAGATGAAGAGGCTCCAGTGAGCAgatttttcagatcagatcagcaactgaaagtgaagaaagagaaacaataagaaataatacaaacaaaatgaaaatttataaagTTAACTAAAAGCTCACAAAAGACttcacaaaaacaaagcaaaatgggaAAACCTCAAGTGCCCCAAACTAGGAACCAGGAAGTTCTTCCTACAACAATCACAGACAGACTTAGGGTCTCACCGTTCATGGGCATCTCATCAATCTGAGTGGAGTAGTACTGCTCGATGTCTCTGAGGATGCGGATATCATCATTCTTTACAAAATTAATGGCCACACCCTTTCGGCCATATCGACCTGATCGCCCAATTCTGTAAGAATAAAGCAAAATCACTTTAGTAAACATAGCAAAGAAGGTTTCAGTACATCCACCAACAAGAATGAAACCAAGGAAAAGCTTGCGTGGTGTACCTGTGTATGTACAGCTCTCTGTTGTTGGGCAGGTCATAGTTAATGATGAGGGACACCTGGGGCACGTCCAGCCCCCGGGCCCAGACGTCTGTAGAAATGAGCACTCGGCTGCAAAAAGAAAGGCGTTTGAGACAATCGCCTAGCCTAAAAGGGTCAGACCAGCTATGAGCACACTAGGGCTCCTCATACTGTTCCCTCCGCAGGCTGAAGCGTGCGGGACAGCACCAGAAAGCCCCATTCAGAAGGCGTGTTTGGTTTACTTACTTAAATCATGTGtttatcttattaaaataaaaaatatatatgcacacacacacatataggctATCTTTTACTCTACTACATTTAATTTGTTTAGAGCCACCACTACTTGGGAAGGACATCTTACTTCTGTCTAGCAAAACATCAAGTACACCAGCCTCAGATTCTGGTGCACAACAAACACAGTGTCTTCTAATTAGAAGTGCAACTCACACCACTCTGTCCTTCTCAAAGGACAGAATCTGACACACCACAGACCCACGCTATCCAATGCTGAGGCCACCAGCTCACAAAGCACCGGAGTGGCTGGTCTGAAATGAGATTGCCTGAAGTTGTAAGATTCACACTATATTTGGATACTTAGTACCaagaaaaggggggggggggggggggggccaaaaacctcattaatatttttaatgctgaCTGTATGTTGAAATGATATACAGAATTAAATAACACGTTTACTTGATTTACATTCCTACTGGACATCACTGGTATAGAAACTTTCAAAGTTTCAAGGGACAATAGATCAgagaaaaaagttcaaaaaaacagaagaagtgTTGCTGCTACCAGATAATCACACAGAACTGGAGCCCCAGAGAGAGAGCAAAGAATGGACCCACAGCACCACCTGAGGGGTGAGGTCAAGAGCCATATAAAATCCAAACAGGAGGACTACGACCGAATCACACACAGACCCATGAGGGTGAAAACCactgaaacaaaacacaaacGAAACAGACCTAAGGAGCAGCCTGCAGAAAAGACACCGTTTTCATAGGAGTGGAGTCTTGACAGGAACAACGGCAACCAAGAAAACACCAAACACGGAAGGCCAACTGCACCAGGCACTTCATGTAAGGGATGCGAGCGCCCAGAGCTTGATGTCCACAGGACTTCTGGGACCAACCCTGCTGGACTGCCTCCTTCAACATCAGGAGATGTTTTAAGATGAAGTAGACAttttcagtggagaaggcaatggcaccccactccagtactcttgcctggaaaatcccatggacggaggagcctggaaggctgcagtccatggggtcgctgagagtcggacacgactgagcgacttcactttcactttcatgcactggagaaggaaatggcaacccactccagtgttcttgcctggagaatcccagggacgggggagcctggtgggctgccgtctatggggtcgcacagagtcggacacgactgaagcaacttagcagcagcagcagacattttcAGAGACCAGCTGACACAAACTAAATACAGAGACattcttcaggcagaaggaaatgCAGCCCTGACAGAAGCTGCGCAGAGATAAAGAGAGAAGAATAACGAGTGTGGCACAAAGCAATTATGATATGAATTATACCCATTTCATTATATGAAGCAAAAACGTCTTGTGGGGGTTGAAACACATGTAAATTGTAACACATGAAAACAGCAACAGAAGTCTGGAGGGTCACTGAAGTCAAGGGTTTCAAGTTCTCTATACCCTCAGGGGAGACGATAAAAGTACCACCAACCACAGTTGCTGATAACTCTTCAGCATCATCAGCAGCTAaataacacaaagaaataaaatataaacattttccataataaaaagtgaagaaaggaataacaagaataaaatccaaactaaaAAAATGACACGTAAAATACACTTAAagatagacacaactgagtgactgaacaacaataataattgcAGTATTTACATTAAACAAAACTGGgctaaatatttcaattaaaagataGCAATCATCATcagattaaaagaaaaggaaaaacagggaccttcctggtggtccacggGCTAGGACTCTtagctcccaattcagggggcctgggttcaatccctggtcggggaacaagACCACACAagccgcaactaaagattccatgagctgcaactaagacctggcgcagtCAAATAAaccaattaactttttttttttttaaaggagatgaaaaacaaaacccaacactATGCTGGTTGCATGAAATCATCTAAAGCTTAAGTCTGGAAACCAGATGTGCAGGAAGAAAGGTACGTTAAGGAAGCTGGCGCAGACGAGCAGGATTCAGGACAGAGGCCCAAGTAAAGCAGGGCAGGTACTTCCAAGGTAACGGCTAAATCCTCCAGACGTCTAGTAATTCTGAACTTGGACACACAAGCAGAACCCCCAAGAGAAAGACCAGCACTCTCAACACAGATGGAACAGAGTCAAGGGGAGAGGGGTAAGGATGCAGGTCTGAGAAACACAATTACCCAACTGAAAGCCAACAGGCGCAGCCAGGACACAGGGCGCCAGCACAGCGCAGAACCCATCCTGTCCGAGCACAAAGAATGGTCTTAAACCAACCCCATGCTGGGCCATAAGGCAACTCTGAATACACACTGAGGGGAAGAAATCATACAAAGTGGGTTCGCCAGCTGCAGTGGGATTAAGCTAAAACCAATACAAAAGGATAAATGGAAAATCCCTATTTTTTTTGGAAACAAGAAACGTATGCTTCTAAATAAGACAACTGATCCTCTAGTTAAGGTTAGTTCTCACCTCAGCCTAGTCTATCACATCGCAGTGGCTGCCCTGCTCACCAAGCATGTCAGCGACCTCCCTGAGCTCAGGTAACACCCCGTAAATGCTAGCCCGTGGCCCCAGCACAGGAGCAGAGGGCGCATCCAACCCACCTGGCACCTGACCGGAACTCCTTCATGATGGACTCTCGCTCCTTCTGGGGCATGTCCCCATGCATGGATGACACGGTAAAGTTAGCTTCCCTCATCTTCTCCGTCAGCCAGTCAACCTACAGATGGAATAGACAGGTGCTGCCGTCAGCTCACAAACCAAACCAGAGACTGGATTCAGGATTTCATGTCAATTACCTGCAGGACCAATACAAATACTCACAAAACAAGCGTTCTTAAAACTCACACCAATCTTCACTGGATGTGTAGAAAACTTAAATTTGCCCAGCAAATATTGCGgcaaaaattctctttaaaaaaattcatatatatgtgtgtcaatGTTCATTAGAAATTTAAATTCCAATCTTTTTTGGAATGTAGTCCAAATCCTCCTCTTCCAAGGAAAGTTGCCAGGGTTCTCAGCTCTACCTGCACATCAGCATCACATGGGAGCTCACAGAATGCAGGCTCCGGTGCCATCCACACCAGTGATCCCGAGCCTGCAATCATGGGACCAGACCAACACCCTGTACACGTGTTCTCTGGACATACTCGCTTGTCCACCCATCACATATGGCAACTTGATCTAAAGGGCAAAGCCAAGTGTATGCTGCAGAGACCGTGTACCCAGAGCCTAAAACATGTACTTCCGGCCTTCAACAGAAAAAGTCTAAGttctatgattttcattttttgttttgccaCAAGGACATTAAAGAGCCAGGACAACCACGCACCTTCCTCTTGGTGTTACAGAAGATGACAGCCTGTGTGATGGTCAGCGTGTCGTAGAGGTCACACAGGGTGTCAAACTTCCACTCTTCCCGTTCCACAGCCACAAAAAACTGCTTAATGCCTTCGAGAGTCAGTTCATCACTGGAGGACAAAGACAATTTTGTCAATTCATCCCTCCAACACAAACGAGGGCGCACACAGCCCAGGTGCCATTCCAGGTGTCAGCCTGAATCCTGGCAGCACAGGAGTCTGGTTATGAGATCCTCACCCCTCCCACCTGCCACATCCTCCCAGGAGTCACCACTTCCACTGCATGAGCCCAAGCTCGGGGTCAGGCTGAACCTTTAACCACACCTTGTATATGGTTCTAAACAAAATGTTTGGCTGTTTAATAGAATACACATTTTATTCCCAGAGACAATCTCACTGATAAATAAATACCATCAGCAAATTTTTATACCTGAAATTACTGAATCAAAGGAGAACATATAAAAGcttgcttttcaaaagaaaaaagttaaaagaattttcatgttctgtatggatgtgagagtcggaccataaagaaaggtgagagccaaagaattgatccttttgaactgtagtgctggagaagactcgagagtcccctggactgcaaggagatcaaaccagttaatcctaaaggaaatcagttctgaatattcattggaaagactgatgctaaagttccaaaactctggccacctgaggcaaagaactgactcactggaaaagaccctgatgccagggaagactgagggcagaaggggacaacagaagatgagatgttggatggcatcaccgactcgatggacatgagtctgagcaagctccaggagttggtgatggacagggaagcctggcatgctgcagtccatggggttgcaaagagttggacacgactgaacaacagaactgaactgaaaacctgaTATAACTATGCTATGTTTTAGTCTCTCTTGAGAAACAGGGCGTCCTCACCGTTTTACCAAGATGCGGATGGGGTCAGTCATGAACTTGTTGGTCATCTCGAGGATCTCATGGGGCAGTGTGGCACTGATGAGCACCACCTGTGTGGCTGGGGGCAAGTACCTGTACACGTCGTAGATCTGTTCTTTGAAACCTAGGATGAGGCATGAGACACACAGGAACTTTTAAGGCTGTACACTCTGACATGAGTCACACATCAATTTAATTAGGTGTAGCATTGTGGTTTTAAGGTATGAGATTTCACAAGGAATCTTCTTATAGAGCTGGACCAAATTCTCACatcccctcttctctccctggTGTGCTCTGGCGACCATGATCCCACCCAAGAGTCCTGGATGCCAACAGTTAAAAGCAACAGAAACCTGAGCCCGTAACTCTGGGCCTCTGCCAGGTGGTCATACCTCAGTTCCAGCTGTCGGTGCCCTAAggatgtacacccatggtggccAAACCTGCCATATTTTAAGTAAATCCAGAGATCTGGATTTTCACCAAaaaatcttcaattaaaaaaacctcCCATTCAAAACCAATCTCCCACAGATACTGAGTCATGTCGTACACCTGAAAATGTTAGATGTCAGTGATACCTTGACTTAAAAACCTCCCTATTAAAGAATGCAATTAGTTTACATTATTTCACAGGGTACAGGATGAATAAAATCTGCTGGCAAGCACGACCTCGCCCTCGGGTCACCACACCGCCACCTCTGCAGGACGGGTTAGGAGACAGCACATAAGAAGGGGGCAGGCAGCTGCAAGGCCCTGACTGCTGAGACCAGGGGTCCAGACGCTGTATTCCCAGCGCATTCCCAGGTGACAGAGATGTTGCTGGTCTAGAGACCTCACTTTGTAGTAACTGTACCTTTAACTTAGCTGATGAGCAGGACCTCCAGGTAAGGGGCCCCAGACAGACGTGGGGTGGAGGGCAGCTCCGAGGGACACCATTAGCCTCTAGGTTCTAAGAGAAGTGCTCAAGGACCAGGGACCAGAAAAACACCTGGGAAGAACCCCATGAGTTACTGGTGACTCCTGAGAAGGAAACTATTCCCTTTACACTGGGCGACCAGAGTATCTAGAGATGACCCACCCGGCCCCTGATGTGGAAGTAAGAGCTCGGAAGGGGTGTGCAGGGAACAGAGGCGTGAAGACGCTGAGGCACTGGTCGCTGCTACTGAACCACGGTGCCAGCTGTCATTACACAGCCCAGTCACTGTATTAAGAGCAGCTGCTGTCACTTAGGGGCCCTCACGTATTTGCCCTCATGTATTTTACATGAAATACATCCCAATTCTAGAAAACTCTTGTTACTCATACCTTTATTCAACATTTCATCAGCTTCATCCAAAACCAACATCTTGATAGCACGTGTCCTCAAACTCCTGCGACGAATCATATCTATAAAATTAGATTTCTAAGTAAGTAGAGATCAGGTTATAAGTAAAGAGCCAGCCATTTCAACCAGTTTTCATCGCATTTCAGGGACCTTCCCTCTACTTCTTAAAAGTTACTCAAATGCAAAAAGTTATCAGGTAgcatatcaaaatgaaaatagtcCTCTATCACTGAAGCACTTTTTATAAACAAAAGCAATTAATCACCGAAGACACGCCCAGGTGTGCCAGCGACAACGTGCTGTCCGTAGTCCAATTTCCTGATGTCCTCCCCCACATTGGTGCCCCCGATGCAGGCATGGCACTGGACATTCATGTAGTCACCCAGAGCAAGCAGGCCCTGAATTAAAACACAGGTTCATGTCCAAGGTCTGCCCCAAGACCATTCTAAAGTCAGAAACATCTGAGTTCTCCCCAAATGAAGACTGCTTCTATTCTAATTTAAAACGACCACCAGGTATTGTTTATGCTATTACTTCTATCATAAAACTACAGACAGCCTAAGTCTCCTCCTTCCACTCTCTTCTGCACCAGAATGAAGTTAGTTTTACTGTTTTCTTGTTATAAAAGCAGTATGTATTAGAAactatagaaaaataagaaaacatgcaAAATTCACAATCCTACCACCCAGAGACAATATTAACATCTTAACAAACACGTTTCCATTTCCAGAGTGTTTACACTACAAAGACAAAAtagttacaattatttttattaagatggactttttttgaaaaaaattataattgtaaGATTGCAAAAAACTAAGGGGAATCATACAAGTAGAACTAAAGATGACTTCATACAAACCAGTGATTTATGGCAAAACATGAGAAATCAGGGGGGAAAAACCCAATAGAAGAGACAAAACAGATTCAATTAAGTCAATCAGTTGGCTTGACCAGTGTGAATGGCAGAGAGGGAGGTTAGGGATGACACCTATATACTGACTCCAGACACCCCTAAACCCAAGCTTAGTCAGAAATCCACACAGACTTCAGTCAGTCCTCCCTATCCTTGGAGCCACCTAAGTTCAGATCAAGCAGTACTGCAGTacgtattcatttttaaaaacctgcatATAAATGGGATTCACGCAGTTCAAACTCATGTGGTTCAAGGATCAAGTGTACTTGCAAATGCGACACTGCCATCTttaaccatctcaccttctggaTCTGTACAGCTAACTCTCTTGTTGGAGCCAAGATCAAAGCTTGGGTTTCACGAAcctaggaaaataatttttgtcaGAAAATAGAGAACCTCAGTATTTtcgaggagtgtgtgtgtgttagttgctaagttgtgtccgactctttgcatccccatggactgtagcccaccaggttcctctgtccatggaattctccagacaaaaatactggagtggggtgccattcccttctccaggtagaCCGCACATATTCAGACTCAGATCTATTCTGAATATCACCTCATGTTAACCACACATCTGATTTCAGGTAAGCAAGTCTGAATATTACTTAAACCAGACAACCAGCAATAATGAGGTATACTAGTCAGGATTCTTGTTTGCAAACAAGGATTTCCACTAACTAAAAAAAGCCTCCCaatttacagacatagaaaacaatctaTGGTTATTATATGGGAAAGGGTGGGGagtgggataaattaggagtttggaattaaaatatacacactactatatatataaaatagataacttataatggaaaagaatctttaaaaatatatatgtatgtgtatatatatccacacacacacctgaaccactttgctgtacatctgaaactaatgtagcactgcaaatcaactgcatttcaataaaattttaaaaaccggTTTAAATAACAAGGAATTTCTGACAGGATATTAGCTCAGATACTAGTGTACAATTAAGATtctcttaaaaaatgtttattcagtacAACTAGATATATTTAAGAACTGTACTTCTTGAAGACTGTAGTTACAGAACGTAAAGGAAGTATTTCCAAGTATTAAAGTTTAAGATTACCTGAATATCCAGACACTGGAGGACAGAAATACTGAAGGTGGCTGTTTTGCCTGTACCAGACTGAGATCTAgtaaagaaaacacagataaatGGGATGTAGAATGCTGGGCTACATGCCTCTGCTCCCATTCATTTAACCCCTGCTGCAGCAGTGCCCTGAGGCAGTGGGCTGCAGAAGCACTCAGGCAGCTTCTTCCAAGGACAGTCCCCCCTTCACTGACCCCAATGCCCTAACCAACATCTTAACCACAAGGAGGCAGGACTTAGGCACAACCTTTAAATCACAGGTGATAAGGACAGTAAAAGTGGCCTTTGCATCAGGGGGTTACAGAACTGCAGAATCTGTAGAATGGGTGTTCCAGGCAGCAGCAAAGGATTACCTTTTATATAATTCTTTTCTACAATTTcaggcttttttgtgtgtgtgtggtaaatgAGTCTTACAGCCCATAGCTGAAGTCCAGTCAAGAGCTGGTAAAGGCGTTTGAATGGAGAAGCACTGAACTACAGATTCCTGGGCTGACTAGCGCCTGACTCCTATTGCATGAGCAGACTTACTGCGCAATGACATCTCTTCCTTTAATTATCTGCTTGATAGCTCGCTGCTGGATTGCTGATGGTTTTTCAAAAcctgtaaattaaaacaaaaaaatgagctCTAGCCACTAGGACAGCATACTTAAAACCATAACTGGAGCTCCTTGTGGGGAGGatggtatctttttaaaattccccaCCCACTCATAACCCAATGTCCAACATACTAAGCTCAGAAGAAACGACTGAATGAAGTACTAGGCTGAAGGGGATTTTCATACCAACACACAATCTTATTTATACAGAAACAATCTCTAAGGAACATTGTTGCAAAACAGAGAGAcctgaggttaaaaaaagaatgtggttACTCCTGGAGAATGGGGGTGAGGGAGGCTCACACTTTACTCCAATTACTTGTGTACTGTTTGGCTACATTACAATAACCTGCACTGCTGGGGGTTCTGTGACATTACTTTTTAAGGTAAAAAAGGAGGATAAACCAATCAGTACTGTAGTCACCACTCCCAACCAGTAGTAAGTCTGCAAGTTGTTCATATCACCTAGAACTCCATTTCATCTACTGCTTGGATCACATTCCTGCTTGATGCAGCTACATGAACTACAACACCGTCCCTCTATTGTGCAAGAAAATAAACATAGCATACTTCAATTTCTGgtacttttctaaaatataatacacTTTCCTATCTAACACAAAAGCAAATATA
This portion of the Bubalus bubalis isolate 160015118507 breed Murrah chromosome 3, NDDB_SH_1, whole genome shotgun sequence genome encodes:
- the EIF4A3 gene encoding eukaryotic initiation factor 4A-III → MAATATMATSGSARKRLLKEEDMTKVEFETSEEVDVTPTFDTMGLREDLLRGIYAYGFEKPSAIQQRAIKQIIKGRDVIAQSQSGTGKTATFSISVLQCLDIQVRETQALILAPTRELAVQIQKGLLALGDYMNVQCHACIGGTNVGEDIRKLDYGQHVVAGTPGRVFDMIRRRSLRTRAIKMLVLDEADEMLNKGFKEQIYDVYRYLPPATQVVLISATLPHEILEMTNKFMTDPIRILVKRDELTLEGIKQFFVAVEREEWKFDTLCDLYDTLTITQAVIFCNTKRKVDWLTEKMREANFTVSSMHGDMPQKERESIMKEFRSGASRVLISTDVWARGLDVPQVSLIINYDLPNNRELYIHRIGRSGRYGRKGVAINFVKNDDIRILRDIEQYYSTQIDEMPMNVADLI